A segment of the Colletotrichum destructivum chromosome 3, complete sequence genome:
CGATTTGACTGTCGGTTTGGACGTCAGGGTTCGCCGCCACAACATGCTCCTGTTGTTGTGGCGAAGGCTCTTTTTCCGCGGGctgcggaggcggagggagTGTGACTGTCGAGTCGCTGGCAGCGTGCTGTGGAGGTAACGAAGACTCCAGTGGTAGCGTCGAGGTGGGAGGCCGGGACGTAACCtgcttgttgttgttgttgttgttgttcggTGCCGAGTCCATTTCACTAGAAGGCTGCGTCGCCAGATGGAAAGTATATACTGGGATTTGTGGTGGCTGAGCACTCCGCTTTTTCGTACTATTGGAGTTTGATCTCCGCGCAGATGGCAAGACGACCGGCTTGGGAAGCTGAAGTCTGGCCCCATCGGCTTCGAAAACATCATCTACTCCTCCGCTCATGAAGCCTGAGTCCGGCTGAGGCATTGGCATAGGAGGAAGGATGGGGCTTGATGCCGGCGGACTGGACCGAACAAACCTCGTGTTACGAGGGACTGGCGGCGATGATCCTATAGCGGCGGGGCTGTCATCGGAGTATGCGGGAGATACGGCGTCTGAGTCGGGAGAGCGGCCGTCTTGCTGGCTTGGGGACAGAGCAAATGGCGGCTCTGGATATTGTGGTTGGCCGGGGGGGGTCGCAGCCTGGCTCAAGGTCGATTGTCGTCGAAGCTTGCTACTGTTGGTTGGCTTCCCAGTCTGCGGCATCATGGGGCCTCTCTCTGGTACTGGCGTCGGTGCTCTAGGAACATCTTGCATGTGTGAGCCCATGGGCGCCTCGACGGAAATGCCCATCGGCCTCAAGGTTCGCAATGAGCCGGCCGTGCTAGCGGTCACCCGCAGGGACTCGGGGCCGCCACCGAACGGGGCATTGATATTGCTCGTGACTTGGGTCATGACGGtggccctcttcttcttggctgGGCCGTCATCACCATCGGTTCCATCCTCATAGCCCGAAGTGTTGCCTTGGCTCTCGGCCCTTGGCTGTTTTCTAGGGCGTCCACGCGGTCGGCCCGTAGCTCTCGACTTTCTGGATGTGTTAGATGCCCTGGATGACGGTCTGGATGGTGGGTTGACCTGGGTCTCGGTTGCTGTGTCAACAGGGGTTGGGGCCACCCTATTAGGACCATCAGAATTTTGCATCGGCGGCTGAGGCTGAGGCTGAGGCTGAGGCTGAGGATGTTGAGGCTGATTTTGCtgatggtgctgctgctgctgtgtcGGCGGTAGCGGTTGCGGCGCGCTATAGGTAAAAGAATTGCTACGCTGGAGGTACTGGTGGTGTTGTGAGTCGGGGTGCATTGATGGTTGGTGTGGCAATGCGGCCGTTTGCGGGTGAGGTTGATTGCTCATCTGGGGGTTCGCTTGCATAAACGAGTTCCACTCGGCGTGGCTCGAAGGCGTGAGGGCTCCCTCGGCAGGCCTCGCGGGCTGTATCTCGACGCTCGTATGGCTTTCGGAGCGCTGGTAAGAGTGTCGAAGGTCGGGTCGAGGCTCGGGTTCGTAGTGGGGCtgggccatggcggccacgggcttcaacttcaacttGATCTCCAGGATTTCCTTGATACCGTTACTAAAGGCAGAGAGGGGATTCCTTGTGGCGCGACCAATGATCTGTTTTCCGTCCGAGTTGTTGACGATCCAGCCGAGCAGGCCCTGGCCGACCAAGGGCTCATCGGGCTCTGAATAGTCGTAGGCGTAGACGGCGAAGTCGCGGGTGGCGTTGCTAAGAAGTTCGGGGCTACACTTAACCACAGCCCGAACACACATCTGAAGGTCGACCATACCGACGGTGAGTTTGTCGTCAATCGTTACTGTTCGAACGGTGAGGAGCTCGGGGTACCGCGCCAGGAAACTCTCGCCACTGTCGGCAAACGCGTACGTGACCTTGACTGCGTCTCCCAGTCAGCATATCCAGCAGACGCcagggtgagagagagcatAGGCAGGATTCACTCACGGCCCATCGTCTTGATGATGACACCGCCGTCACCACTCTCTACCGGGCCAGTGAAAGGCGGGGGCGGGACGGCTTGGCCGTTACCCCCCCAGTTACCCATGGGCGCTGAAGGAAATGGCGACGCCATGGTAGGCGAAGCTCTCGCTGAAAATTGCGTGCTTGTCCAGCTCGACGGGGTATTCGACGCGAGCAATGTGAAAAAGAGATATATGGAACACGGGAAGCCGGCGATGTCGAGTGCCGGCACAGTTAAAGGGCGATGACCTAGGGtgggaaaaaaagaaggaaagtggaggaagaggattGGGTGTGGGTTGGCAGCTGGTGTTTGTAGTACTGTAGTGAAGGTGGTAAAGTGCAGGCGTCACGTAAGAAACCGCGGGGCGGGTATcatggccgtggccgtggaAGGAGTCGCGTCCTTTGGTGTAAGTCGCGTTTTTGATAAGTGGACCAAACCACTTACAGCCCCTGCGCGACTAGAGCACGGCTGCTCCGAAACAAGTTTGGGCTCGCGTCGAGCTCTACTTCGGCGAGGTGAAAGGCTAGACAATCGGGTGAATCAAGTACTCAATTGAGTTGAGAGTTCCGAATCACACCGTCCGAAAATGTTGAAGTTGGGATTGTCAATCGCGGCCAGAAGGCGTGCGATAACAACACCACAACGAAGACGTGAGGTTGTGTCGCGTGTAGTGAAGATACAGTGGGTACGTAACGCAAAAGTCACCATACAAGACTGCAGGTGCCCGGGATAGGCGTGGGAGCGCTGCGACGTTGGGCCAGGGGTAGCAGCAAGCG
Coding sequences within it:
- a CDS encoding Putative Zinc finger, NHR/GATA-type, yielding MASPFPSAPMGNWGGNGQAVPPPPFTGPVESGDGGVIIKTMGLKVTYAFADSGESFLARYPELLTVRTVTIDDKLTVGMVDLQMCVRAVVKCSPELLSNATRDFAVYAYDYSEPDEPLVGQGLLGWIVNNSDGKQIIGRATRNPLSAFSNGIKEILEIKLKLKPVAAMAQPHYEPEPRPDLRHSYQRSESHTSVEIQPARPAEGALTPSSHAEWNSFMQANPQMSNQPHPQTAALPHQPSMHPDSQHHQYLQRSNSFTYSAPQPLPPTQQQQHHQQNQPQHPQPQPQPQPQPPMQNSDGPNRVAPTPVDTATETQVNPPSRPSSRASNTSRKSRATGRPRGRPRKQPRAESQGNTSGYEDGTDGDDGPAKKKRATVMTQVTSNINAPFGGGPESLRVTASTAGSLRTLRPMGISVEAPMGSHMQDVPRAPTPVPERGPMMPQTGKPTNSSKLRRQSTLSQAATPPGQPQYPEPPFALSPSQQDGRSPDSDAVSPAYSDDSPAAIGSSPPVPRNTRFVRSSPPASSPILPPMPMPQPDSGFMSGGVDDVFEADGARLQLPKPVVLPSARRSNSNSTKKRSAQPPQIPVYTFHLATQPSSEMDSAPNNNNNNNKQVTSRPPTSTLPLESSLPPQHAASDSTVTLPPPPQPAEKEPSPQQQEHVVAANPDVQTDSQIAPKIEAGLPGEYLDMGLEKLAQAVRNMSPETVLPDPRMDPAVSATFARPSAPPSLSRSNSSGFSLALPSVPASDPIGPVALPAPALPQATSFSEAPCPPSDALQPPRSPPQPSKSNKNYVKKQAIREKLLQAIASGQTPMYCSNCGAIETPTWRKIWSQEHEGVPEFTEFSDKPGRITAILVLDRDADEKPIRYQIIKKTLSPHEDKADWKDHMLCNPCGIWLTKWKSHRPQDKWEKDGARLGQQRRARGTGRAPRPPKTKKSGSANPLNPTSEAYFTTDPIGPDDRGASPMDESRSRGVSQFSNVNDASQRSMSQFSASQPPEYYGSQPTSPGNVSNPGSTHSRGSGTAKSPITIDNTDVQGMGATRRLLFPSPRKGGVSKALGELAVNVVQTVLEPNPPVVAAQNKEVTIKEHGHGATPSGGSGANKENLAVPEDDALEDLFRSPGLARPSTPPPREPAANNGPFKTPTRPTPSHRPITRSVTRSVSRSLRSGDLLRSPAAVRRTPTRTPRSAKNPIRRSPRLHHDEFAQMELALEEYLQTQPVDHQYDSDMLEAMNRALAESVNSAGSNFDITNMVLDSNCQLEFGDLLGPPSRPTPRPARQQANDYEDWDTWENNVRTRQTADNTKNQ